The segment GCGGCTCGACCGTCATCTCGCGGTGCTCGGCGGCCCCGCCGTGCCTCAGCGTGAGGTGGCCGAGGCGACGCTGCTGATGCGTGAACTGACATCGCGTACGCCCGAGGTTCCGGTGCACGGTCACCGCAGCCGCAGCGCACGGGTCTCGCTCTTCGCCCCGCTCCGCCGCCTGCGTCGCTCCCTCTTCGGGACGCGCCGCTAGGAGCCGGGCGCACCGGGCCGAGTACCCCCGAGGTTCCCGCCCGCTTCCGCCCGGTTGCCCGGTGGACCGCACGACTTCGACTGTCACGCCCGTCACGGCTGCGTCGGCCGTGACGACTGCGACACCGCCGGACGTGTCCCCGCCCGTCCGGCGCTCAGTCGTACCCAGGACCAGGACCCGCATCAGGCCGACCCGCACCAGGCGTGTGATCAGGCCCGACGCCGCACGCCGGGTCAGGCGATCACTCCCGCACCCCTCAGTACCTTCACCTCCGCCTCCGGCACTCCGAGCCCGGCGAGCACCTCGTCGGTGTCCTGTCCGAGGGCGGGGATCCGGTCCATGCGCGGTTCCGGCGCGTCCGGGAAGACGATCGGCGGCAGCAGCGAGCGCAGCGGCCCGACCTGCGACTCCACCTCCCGCCAGCGGTCACGGGCCGTCAGCTGGGGATGGTCCGCGAGCTCGGCGACCGAGTTGAGCCGGGCGCAGGCGATGCCCGCCGCGTCGAGCCGGGCCAATGCCTCGGGAGCCGTCAGCGGGGCCAGTGCCTCCGCGACCGCCGCGTCCGTCGCCGCGCGGCCCGCCACCCGCGCCGTGTTCGTCGCGAAGGCCGGGTCCTCGGCCAGCTCGGGCCGGCCGAGGACCCGCTCGGCGAGCCGCCGCCACTCCCGGTCGTTCTGCACGGAGAGCAGCACCAGGCCCCCGTCCGCCGTCGGATAGGCGTCGTACGGCGCGATCACCGCGTGCGCGAGCCCCGTTCGCGCCGGGGGTGTGCCCCCGTGCAACCCATGGTGCAACGGATGCCCCATCCACTCGGCGAGCGAGTCGAACAACGAGACCTCCACCGGACCGCCCCGGCCGGTGGTGCCGCGCCGGACGAGAGCGGCGAGGACACCCGAGAAGGCGTACATCCCGGCGGCGATGTCGGCCGCCGGGATCCCGGACTTCACCGGCTGCTCCGGCGTCCCCGTCACCGACACCAGGCCCGCCTCGCACTGGACGAGCATGTCGTACGCCCGCTTGTGCGCGTACGGCCCCTCCGCCCCGTACCCGGAGATGTCCACGGCGATCAGCCGCGGGTGCTCGGCGCACAGGGCGGCGGCGTCGAGACCGAGCCGGGCCGCCGCCCCCTGGGCCAGGTTCTGCACGAAGACGTCGGCGCCGGCCACCATCCGTCGGACCAGGGCGAGACCCCGCGGGTCCTTGAGGTCGACCGCCACGGACTCCTTGCCGCGGTTGCACCACACGAAGTGGGAGGCGAGGCCCCGGGCGGCCGTGTCGTACCCCCGGGCGAAGTCGCCGCCGTCGGGGCGCTCGATCTTGACCACGCGGGCGCCGAGGTCGGCGAGTTGCCGGGTGGCGAAGGGGGCGGCGACGGCCTGCTCGACGGCGACGACCGTGATCCCGTCGAGGGGGAGTGGCTGGGTGCTCATGGAAGCCCTGCCTACCCTGCGGGACCGCTCCTTGTCACCAGGGGGTATGTCACCCCGCGTGGTGTGCCGGGATCGTCAGCCCCGGGTGTAGCGGCGGACCGCGAGCGGGGCGAAGAGGGCGATCAGGCCGAGCGACCAGAGGAGCGCCCCGGCGACCGGGTGGGCCACCGGCCAGGCCGCGTCCGCCGGGACGGGGGCGTTGCCGAAGAGGACCCGAACCGCCGTCGTGACCGCCGAGATCGGGTTCCACTCGGCGACCGTCCGCAGCCAGTCCGGCATGCCGTCGGTCGGGATGTACGCGTTGGAGAGCAGCGGCAGCATGAACGTGGCGCTCCCCAGCTGCCCCGCCGCCTCCTCGCTCTTCGACGCGAGGCCGAGCAGGATGCCCACCCAGGTGGTCGCGAAGCGGAACAGCAGCAGCAGTCCGAAGGCGCCCAGGGCCTCCGCCGCCGTCCCCTCGATCCGCCAGCCCATCGCGAGCCCGACCAGGATGAGCGGGACGGTGCCGACGGCACTGGCCACCAGGTCGGCGAGCGCCTGGCCGAGCGGGACGGCGGACCGGCTCACGGGCATGGTCCGGAAGCGGTCCATGACACCCCGGTGGGAGTCCTGCGCGGCCTGGAACATGCCGGTCATCAGACCGCCCGCGGCCGTCGCCACGAGCAGTCCCGGCACCAGCTGGGACCGGTACTCGGCACCCGGCATGGCGAGCGCGCTGCCGAACACGTACCCGAAGAACAGCAGGAACACGATCGGCATCGTCTGCGTCATCACGGTGATCGCGGGCGCGTGCCGGATGCGCTGGAGGTGACGGCCGAGGACGGCGGCCCCGTCGTGGACGAGCGCGGTGCCCGTGCGACGGGCTTCGTCCTCGGGGACGAGCGCGGTGGTCATGCGACGAGCTCCTTCCGGTCGGTGAGGCGCAGGAACACCTCGTCGAGGGTGGGCGGACGCAGGGACGCGTCGACGATGAGGACCCCGGCCGCGTCGACCTCGCGGACGATCCGGGGGAGGGTGAGCGTGGTGTCCGTGGTCACCGCGCCGACCGTGCGTCGCTCGGCGTCCAGGACCGGCGCCGAGCCGGTGAGCCGGTCGAGGACGGCCGCGGCCGCGTCGAGGGCCGAGGGGTCGGCGACGACGACCTCGGCGTAGCTTCCGACGAGCGCCTTGAGTTCGGCCGGAGTGCCGCGCTGGGCCGTGCGTCCCTCGTCGATCAGGACGATGTCGTCGGCGAGCTGGTCGGCCTCCTCCAGGTACTGCGTGGTCAGCAGCACGGTCGTGCCCCGGGACGCCAACCCCCGTACGGCGTCCCAGATCCCGTTGCGGCTGTGCGGGTCGAGCCCGGTCGTCGGCTCGTCGAGGAAGAGGACCCGGGGCGGTACGAGCAGGCTCGCCGCCAGGTCGAGCCGGCGTCGCATGCCGCCGGAGTAGGTGCGGGCGGGGCGTCCGGCGGCCGCGGCGAGGCCGAACTGCTCCAGGAGTTCGTCGGCGCGGGCACGCGGGGCGCGCAGCAGCCGGGCGAAGAGCCGCAGGTTCTCGGCGCCGGTCAGGTCCCCGTCCACCGAGGCGTACTGCCCGGTGACCGCGATCCGCTTCCGCACCCCCGCCGGGTCGCGCACCACGTCGTGGCCCGCGACGAGCGCGCTGCCCGCGTCGGGCCTGACGAGGGTGGTGAGCACGCGGACGGCGGTGGTCTTTCCGGCGCCGTTGGGGCCGAGGACGCCGCAGACCGAGCCTTCGGGGACGGCGAGGTCGAGGCCCCGGAGGGCGTGCACGTCGCCGTATCGCTTCCGCAGACCCTCACTAAGTACAGCGTACGTAGTCGTCATGGCGTGACCATACCCCACTACGTACGGCGTACGTAACTACGATGGAGAGCGAGGTGATGATCCATGGCGGGCCGATCGGCCGAACCGGAAGTGATCTGGGCGCGCCCCGAGCGCGCGGGCCGAGGCCCGAAACCGGCGTACAGCCGGCGGGACATCGTGGAAGCCGCCGTCCGCATCGCCGACGCGGACGGCATCGACGCGGTCTCCATGCGGCGCGTCGCCGCCGAACTCGGCTGCGGCACCATGTCGCTCTACAACTACGTCCCCCGCAAGGAGGACCTGTACGAGCTGATGGTCGACGCGGTCAGCGGCGAGTACGAACTCCCCGAGACGCCCAGCGGCGACTGGCGCGCGGACATGACCATGATCGCCCACCAGAGCCGCGCGATCATGTACCGGCACCCCTGGCTGGCCCGGGTGATGACCACCGCCTACGGGTTCAGCCCCAACGCCCTGCGCTTCCTGGAGTGGTGCCTCGGCTGCCTCGTCCCCCTGGACGTCCCCGCCGGGCTGAAGATGCAGCTGATCGCCATGGTCAACGGCACGGTCATGGCGACCGTCGCCAACGAGCAGGCCATCGCCGAACGGGCCCGCGGACTGCCCTGGTCCGAGGCGGAGGAGCAGGCGGTGCGCGGCGCCTACCTCATGGGGCAGGTGGCGAGCGGACGGTACCCGCACCTCGCCGGACTGCTCGCCGAGGCCCCCGCCGCGCCCGTCGACGCGGACGAGATCTTCACCTTGACCATCGGCCGGCTCCTCGACTCCTTCGAGCCGCCGGCCGCCCCGGTCACAGGAGCATGAACTGGCCCTCCGGGCCCTCCTCCTGATGGTCGAGGACGGAGGCGGGGCGGCGGGACCCGGGCGGCGGGGGCAGCACGCCCGCCGCCCGCAGCTCCGCCTGGCCAGCGGATCCCTTCGTCCGGCCCGCGGGTCCCTTCGTCGGGCCCGTGGGTTCCTCTCCTTCCGGAGCGAACGCGGCCCGCTCCGCCTCCCTCGTCCCGAGCAGCGCGAGCACCGTGACCAGGTCGAGCAGCTCCGAGGTCCACTCCTGCGGCCAGTCCGCCGGGCCGATCGCCTCAAGGGAGCCGGGCTCCGCCGGGGCGGTCCGGTGCGCGAACCACTGCTCCAGGACCCGCGTCCCGCCGACGCTGAACTCCCACGCCTCCGCCGGTACGGGTGAGATGCGGCCCTCGTCCAGGCACAGGGCCTCGTCCCCGGCGTCGTACGTCATCGCCCGGGGGCGCGGCGGGACGGCGGCCCGCACATAGGGGCGGCGCCCGCCCGGCAGCCTCGGCTTCGTCCCGGTCAGCGCACCCCGCACCTGTACGTCGACGAGGTCCCGGCCGAGCGCCACGCCCGCCGCCCAGACCTCCGGGTCCTCGGGGAGCGGGACCCGGCACCCCGCGGGGGAGGGCCGGGCCGCCGCCACCGTCCACGCGAGCCACTCCAGGGCGTCGACCTCGTGCCCGTACCGCTCCCCGAGGAAATCGAGGAGACCGGGGGCGAGATTGGGCTCCAGGCCCCCGGGGCGCCGGAACAGCGGGCGGATCCGGCCCGGTCGGCCGGCGGGGGAGCGGCCCTCGGGAAGCGCGGCCGTCACCAGGAGGGCGGGACCGGCCGCACCCGGCACGTACCCCTGCTCGACGGCGAAGAGCTGCGGCTCCCCGGCGACCCGCCACAGCTCCGGGCGGGCGGTGTCGATCAGCCGGTGGTCGGGCAGCAGCCACTGCTCGTCGAACGGCCCGCGCGCGACCCGTACGGGCGCGGGGCACGGCCCCGACTCGCGGGCCCAGCGCACGGTCCCGGTCCGTTGCCCCGGCAGCGCGGCCACCGCGCTCGCCGGGGTCCGCGCGCGGCTGGGCCGGAACAGGGCCTCCCGCTCGGCACCCTCGGCGGCCAGCAGACGGTCCCAGCGGGACCGCAGCGTCCGCGCGTCCGGCGCCACGATCCACGTACGGCCGAAGCGAAGCGGCGCGACGGACCACGGCATGAGGTCGTCGAGGAGGGGCAGGTCGTCGACGGGGGCCGGGCCGTCGAGGCGGGGCGGGTCGGCGTCGTTCGCTCCGGGGGCTTCCGTCACGCCCCGCATGCTAACGACCGCCGTCCGTGGGCTTCCAGCGCCGAGGCGCCTCTTCTACTGGGCCTCGACCGTCACCGTGAAGGAGAAGCGGTCGCCGCGGTACCGGATGCGCGCCACGTCGACGACCCGGCCGTCCGCGTCGTAGGTCACGCCGGTGTAGTGGAGGATCGGCGAGAGCAGCGGGACCTGGAGCAGGGCCGCCGTCTCCGGGTCGGCGAGGCGCGCCTCGACCGTGTCCGTGATGCGGCTGATCCGCACCCCGACGACGTCCCGCAGCACCTTCGTCATCGGCCAGCGCTCCAGATCGGCCGGGTCGATCGCCGCGGCGAGCTCGGGAAGGACCGCGTTCTCCGCCCAGTTCGTCGGCTCGCCGCTCTCCCCGTCGCGGCGCAGCCGCCGGTACGCCACGATCTCCGTCAGGTCGGGGAAGTACTCGGCGAGCTCACCCGGCACCGGTTCGGTGCCGTGCCCGAGGACCGTCGTCCGCTCGCCCGACTGCTGGGCCACGATCGCGTCGATCGAGCCCAGCAGCCGGCGCGGGGTGGAGCGCCGGGCGCCCGGCTCGATGAAGGTCCCGCGCCGCCGGTGCCGGCTGATCAGGCCCTCCTCCTCGAGTTCCTTGAGGGCCTGGCGCATGGTCAGCACGCTCACGCCGTAGTGGGCCGCGAGCTGCTCCTCGGTGGGCAGCCGCAGCGAGGCGTCGGGCGTGCGCCCCAGTATCGAGGCGCGCAGCGACTGCGAGACCTGATACCAGAGCGGCAGCTTGCGGTTCAGGACCAGCGAGTCGGGAGCGAAGGCGGTCACGGGTTCTCCGTACGAAGGCTACGGGCTTACGGCCGAGACACTACGGCCGAAAGTGGCGCTCAAGACCCTGCCATACGTCGTCGTACCCCTTCTGAAGGTGGTCGGCGTCCGCGGCCTGCGGGGTCGCGGTCACCGGCCAGCGGGTCTCGAACATGAAGGCAAGACCGTCGTCGATCTTCTGCGGCTTCAGCTCGGCGGCGCTGGCCCGGTCGAAGGTCTCCCGGTCCGGGCCGTGCGCGGACATCATGTTGTGCAGGGAGCCGCCGCCCGGCACGAAGCCTTCCGCCTTGGCGTCGTAGGCGCCCTCGATGAGGCCCATGTACTCGCTCATCACGTTGCGGTGGAAGTACGGCGGCCGGAAGGTGTCCTCGCCGACCAGCCAGCGCGGGGCGAAGACCACGAAGTCCACGCTCGCGAGCCCCGGGGTGTCGGAGGGCGAGGTGAGGACCGTGAAGATCGACGGGTCGGGGTGGTCGTACGAGATCGTCCCGATGACGTTGAAACGGTGCAGGTCGTAGACGTACGGCGTGTGGTTGCCGTGCCAGGCGACGACGTCCAGCGGGGAGTGGCCGTACGTCGCCGACCAGAGGTTGCCGCAGTACTTGTTGACCACCTCGACGGGACCCTCGACGTCCTCGTAGGCGGCGACCGGGGCCCGGAAGTCACGGGCGTTGGCGAGGCCGTTGGCGCCGATCGGGCCGAGGTCGGGGAGCTGGAACGGGGCGCCGTAGTTCTCGCAGACGTACCCGCGGGCGGTCTCGTCGAGCAGCTCCACGCGGAAGCGGACCCCGCGCGGGATCAGCGCGACCTCGCCGGGGTGGACGGCGAGCAGGCCCAGCTCGGTACGGAGCAGGAGGCCGCCGCGCTCCGGGACGATCAACAGCTCGCCGTCCGCGTCGCCGAAGACCTGCTCCATGGAGGCGTTGGCGTGGTACAGGTGCACGGCCATGCCGGCGCGCTGGGTCGCGTCGCCGTTGCCTCCGAGGGTCCACAGACCGGCCAGCCAGTCGGTGCCGGGTGCCGGTTCGGGCAGCGGGTTCCAGCGCAGCCGGTTGGGGTCGGGCACGGTCTCGGTGAAGGGGGCGCCGCGCAGCGCCCCGTTGTCGATCCGGGTGAACGGCGGGTGCGCGGCCGAGGGGCGGATCCGGTAGAGCCAGGAGCGGCGGTTGTGCGCCCGCGGCTCGGTGAAGGCGCTGCCGCTGAGCTGCTCGGCGTAGAGACCGAGGGGTGCGCGCTGCGGCGAGTTACGGCCGTGCGGCAGTGCGCCCGGGATCGCCTCCGAGCTGTGCTCGTTGCCGAAACCGGTGCTGTAGCTGAGCGCATCGGCCGTCTTCCTGGCCTGCTCCGTGGTCATCGCCCGCTCCTGTCCTGAGCCCACAAGGGAAGCCCACAAGGGAATCCTATGGATGACCGTAGGATTCCGCGCGCCTTCCGTCAACGGTGCAGCTGCCTCCGGTGGCGGGGCGCCCGGAAACCGGGTGCCGCGCGAGGGGGTCAAAAAAGATGAACAATGCTCTACTCTCACGCGCATGTCCTGGACCCGAAGGTTCGTCCTCGCGCTCACGGTCGTGCTCGCGGCACTCGCCGCGGCCTTGCTCGCCGCTCCCGGGGCCCAGGCCCACGAGGAGCGGCCCGTCACCTTCCCCGACGGCTCCGGCACCGTGCCGAAGCTCCGCACCGGAGAACCCGACCTCCTCGTCTGCAAGACCGACCGGGCCGACTTCGAACGCCGGATCTCCGGCTTCCCGGCCACCCTCAAGGCCCGCAACCTCACCCTCCACGAGCGCTGCGCCCGCGACGGCTACCGCCACCTCCAGCAGGCCGTCGACGCCGTCGACCGGCCGGGACTCACCATCGCGATCCTCCCCGGCCTGTACGAGGAGGAGCCCTCGCTGCCGCCGCCCACCGGAGCCTGCGCCACGCTCAAGGCGCCCGAATCCTCGCTCGGCTACCAGATCCTCAGCTACGAGCAGCAGCGGCAGTGCCCGCACAACCAGAACCTCGTCGCCATCCTCGGCAAGAAGAACCTCCAGATCGAGGGCACCGGAGCCTCCCGCCTCGACGTCGTCATCGACGCCAAGTACCGGAAACTCAACGCCCTGCGGGCCGACGGCACCGACGGGGTCTACTTCCGCAACTTCACCGCCCAGCGCACCACCTTCAACTCGCTGTACGTGCTCGCCGCCGACGGCTTCGTCATCGACGACGTCCTCACCCGCTGGAACGACGAGTACGGCTTCCTCACCTTCGCCTCCGACCACGGCCTCTACAAGAACTGCGAGTCCTACGGCAACGGCGACTCCGGCATCTACCCCGGCTCGGCCTCCGACATCAACGACGGCCGCGGCTACGACGTCCCCCGCTACTCCATCGAGATCACCGGCTGCCGCAGCCACCACAACATGGTCGGCTACTCCGGCACCGCCGGAGACTCCGTCTACGTCCACGACAACGAGTTCGACCACAACATGGGCGGCGCCTCCATGGACTCCGCCTTCCCCGGCCACCCCGGACTGCCCCAGAACCACGCCCGCTTCGAACGCAACCTGATCCACGACAACAACCAGAACTACTACCCGTACGTCGCCGACGGCACCTGCGCCAAGCCGCCCGTCGAGCGCGGCTACGAACAGGGCGTCGTCTGCCCCCAGATCTCCATGCCCCCCGGCACCGGCATCATCACCGCCGGCGGCAACTGGAACCTCTACGAGAACAACTGGGTCTACGGCCACCAGCGCACCGCCTTCTACCTCAGCGCCGTCCCCGCCTTCATCCGCGGCGAGTCCGCCTGGGGCAAGCAGACCGACACCTCCCACCACAACCGCTACGCCGCCAACCACCTCGGCGTCGACAAGTCCGGCGCCTCCCGCCCCAACCGCAGCGACGTGTGGTGGGACGGCCAGGGCGGCGGCAACTGCTGGCAGTCCGACACCGGCGCCGCCACCCCCGGGGCCCTGCCCGACTGCGGGGCACGCCGCGGCGACGTCTCCGGCGACACCGACCGGCTCATCGGCGAACCCGTCAAACTCGCCCAGCTCCTCGTCTGCGCCGACTACAACGTCCAGGCGCGCCGCCTCCCGGCAGGCTGCGACTGGTACGGCGCCCGTGGTCTCCAGCGCGTCGAGACCCAACTCGCCCTCGGCAGCTCCCTCGTCCTCGCCCTGGCCGGCTTCGCCCTCTGGTGGCGCCGCCTGCGCGGCAGCCGCCTCGCCGGAGCGGCCACCTTCATCGGCCTCGCGGGCCTCGCCCTCGATGTCGCCGGCTCGACCCTCGCCCTCACCCCGACCGTCGTCCCGGCCCTCGCGCTGCTGCTCACCGGCATCTGGTGGACCCTCCTCGGTCTGGCCCTCCGGCCCACCCGCCCCGTCCTCGCCTGGACCACCGTGGTCCTCGGCGCCCTCACCCTCCTCGACGCCTTCGACAAGGCGGTCCTGATGGTCCCCGGCATCCCCCTGAGCCCGGCCTGGCTCCGCCTCCTGCTGGGCGTGGTCTGGGTCCTGTGGGCGGTGGTCGCGGCGGGAGCCCGCGAGCCGCACCCGGCCGGTGGAGACCAGGAGCCCGAGTCGGGACCGAGCGCCGAGCCCGAACCGGCCACCGAGGCGCGGTCGCACGGGGAGGGACCCGCGTGAACGGCGTGGACGAGGTGAAAACGGCGAACGGCGTGGACGGCGTGGACGTGGCGAACTGCGTGGACGGCGTAGACGGCGTGAACGTGGCGAACGGCGTGGGCGGCGTGACGCACCCGTCCAAGCCGCTCCGGGTCCCGGTGGCGCCCCTGGCCCTGGTCCTGGCCGCCGCCCTCGCCCTCGCGGGCTGCGGCGGCCGGGCCACCACCCATCACAAGCCCGGCACCAGCCACCAGGAGGCCACCGGGAGCAGCGGGACCCTGCTCACGGCCCGGGACGAGGGCGGGCATCGGCTCAGGGAGCTTCCGGCGGCGGACGCGCCCACCGTCCGCGCCGAGGCCCGCCCCGACAGCGAGGGCGGCTGGAACGTCCACCTCACGGTGGAGAGGTTCCGTTTCACCCCCGAGAGCACCGGCGGCGCGGCCCTTCCGGGCCGCGGCCACGCCCGCCTCCTGATCGACGGCCGGGAGACCACCCGTCTCTACGGCCCGTGGGGGTACGTACCGGCGGGCGCCCGCACCCTGACCGTCCGGCTCCACGCGGACGACCACACGGTCTGGGCCGCCGCCGGCACCCCCGTCCAGGCCACCGTCCGCCTGGACGGCACCCCCGCCTCATCCGCCCCCGCGAGTACCGGTACCCCCGCGCCGCCCGCGACCCCCCGCCCGAACGACTCCCGCACGCCCGACCCCGGACGGACCGTCACCCTCACCATCACCGGCAAGACCGTCTCGCCACCCCCTTCCCGTATCGAGTTGAAGAAGGGCGAACGCCTCACCCTCCATGTCACCGGCGACCGCGCCGACACCCTCCATGTGCACGGCTACGACCGTGAACTGCCCCTCTCTCCCGGCACACCCGCGACCCTCACCCTCACCGCGGACCGCACCGGCCTCTTCGAGGTGGAGACCCACGAGTCCGGACTCCTCCTGACCCAACTCGTCGTCCGATGACCGACATCCCCGCCGACGCCGCCCACGCCCACGTCCCCGATATCGGTCTCGGTCTCGGGCTTCCCCTCGCCCACGGCGTGGGCTCCCGGCACGACCTCCCCCTCTCGCCCTTCTACGCCTACGCGGGCGCCTTCGCCGCGCTCCTCATCTCCTTCCTCGCCCTCGGACTGCTCTGGTCCTCCTCCCGTTTCCGCGGCGATCTGTCAGGACGCCCGCTCCCCGCCGCCCTCCAGCGGGCGGCCGACGCCCCTGCCACCCGCACGGCGCTCCGGCTGCTCGGTGCCGTCGCTGCCCTCGTCTTCCTCCTCCACCTCCTTCTCGGTCCGGACGACCCGGACCGCAATCCCGCCCCCGGCGCCCTCTACGTCCTGCTCTGGGTCGGACTCGTCCCCGCCTCCCTCCTCCTCGGCCCCGTCTGGCGCCTCCTCAACCCCCTGCGCGCCCTCCACGCCCTGCACCCGCCCCGGAACCCCCGCCCCCTGCCCGCCGCCGTCGGCATCCGCCCCGCCGCCCTCGGCCTCCTCCTCTTCACCTGGCTCGAACTCGTCGCCCCCGACAACACCTCCACCACCACCCTCCTGATAGCCGCCGCCGTCCCCACCGGCGTCCTGCTCATCGGCGCCGCCCGCTACGGCGACCGATGGTTCGCCCACGCCGACCCCTTCGAGGTCTACTCCTCCCTCCTCGCCCGGCTCTCGCCGCTGGGCCGCCGTGCCGACGGCCGTCTCGTCCTGCGCTCCCCCTTCCACGGCCTGGACGCCACCCCG is part of the Streptomyces sp. NBC_00250 genome and harbors:
- the hmgA gene encoding homogentisate 1,2-dioxygenase, producing MTTEQARKTADALSYSTGFGNEHSSEAIPGALPHGRNSPQRAPLGLYAEQLSGSAFTEPRAHNRRSWLYRIRPSAAHPPFTRIDNGALRGAPFTETVPDPNRLRWNPLPEPAPGTDWLAGLWTLGGNGDATQRAGMAVHLYHANASMEQVFGDADGELLIVPERGGLLLRTELGLLAVHPGEVALIPRGVRFRVELLDETARGYVCENYGAPFQLPDLGPIGANGLANARDFRAPVAAYEDVEGPVEVVNKYCGNLWSATYGHSPLDVVAWHGNHTPYVYDLHRFNVIGTISYDHPDPSIFTVLTSPSDTPGLASVDFVVFAPRWLVGEDTFRPPYFHRNVMSEYMGLIEGAYDAKAEGFVPGGGSLHNMMSAHGPDRETFDRASAAELKPQKIDDGLAFMFETRWPVTATPQAADADHLQKGYDDVWQGLERHFRP
- a CDS encoding ABC transporter permease, with product MTTALVPEDEARRTGTALVHDGAAVLGRHLQRIRHAPAITVMTQTMPIVFLLFFGYVFGSALAMPGAEYRSQLVPGLLVATAAGGLMTGMFQAAQDSHRGVMDRFRTMPVSRSAVPLGQALADLVASAVGTVPLILVGLAMGWRIEGTAAEALGAFGLLLLFRFATTWVGILLGLASKSEEAAGQLGSATFMLPLLSNAYIPTDGMPDWLRTVAEWNPISAVTTAVRVLFGNAPVPADAAWPVAHPVAGALLWSLGLIALFAPLAVRRYTRG
- a CDS encoding right-handed parallel beta-helix repeat-containing protein; its protein translation is MSWTRRFVLALTVVLAALAAALLAAPGAQAHEERPVTFPDGSGTVPKLRTGEPDLLVCKTDRADFERRISGFPATLKARNLTLHERCARDGYRHLQQAVDAVDRPGLTIAILPGLYEEEPSLPPPTGACATLKAPESSLGYQILSYEQQRQCPHNQNLVAILGKKNLQIEGTGASRLDVVIDAKYRKLNALRADGTDGVYFRNFTAQRTTFNSLYVLAADGFVIDDVLTRWNDEYGFLTFASDHGLYKNCESYGNGDSGIYPGSASDINDGRGYDVPRYSIEITGCRSHHNMVGYSGTAGDSVYVHDNEFDHNMGGASMDSAFPGHPGLPQNHARFERNLIHDNNQNYYPYVADGTCAKPPVERGYEQGVVCPQISMPPGTGIITAGGNWNLYENNWVYGHQRTAFYLSAVPAFIRGESAWGKQTDTSHHNRYAANHLGVDKSGASRPNRSDVWWDGQGGGNCWQSDTGAATPGALPDCGARRGDVSGDTDRLIGEPVKLAQLLVCADYNVQARRLPAGCDWYGARGLQRVETQLALGSSLVLALAGFALWWRRLRGSRLAGAATFIGLAGLALDVAGSTLALTPTVVPALALLLTGIWWTLLGLALRPTRPVLAWTTVVLGALTLLDAFDKAVLMVPGIPLSPAWLRLLLGVVWVLWAVVAAGAREPHPAGGDQEPESGPSAEPEPATEARSHGEGPA
- a CDS encoding CaiB/BaiF CoA transferase family protein, yielding MSTQPLPLDGITVVAVEQAVAAPFATRQLADLGARVVKIERPDGGDFARGYDTAARGLASHFVWCNRGKESVAVDLKDPRGLALVRRMVAGADVFVQNLAQGAAARLGLDAAALCAEHPRLIAVDISGYGAEGPYAHKRAYDMLVQCEAGLVSVTGTPEQPVKSGIPAADIAAGMYAFSGVLAALVRRGTTGRGGPVEVSLFDSLAEWMGHPLHHGLHGGTPPARTGLAHAVIAPYDAYPTADGGLVLLSVQNDREWRRLAERVLGRPELAEDPAFATNTARVAGRAATDAAVAEALAPLTAPEALARLDAAGIACARLNSVAELADHPQLTARDRWREVESQVGPLRSLLPPIVFPDAPEPRMDRIPALGQDTDEVLAGLGVPEAEVKVLRGAGVIA
- a CDS encoding ATP-binding cassette domain-containing protein, which codes for MTTTYAVLSEGLRKRYGDVHALRGLDLAVPEGSVCGVLGPNGAGKTTAVRVLTTLVRPDAGSALVAGHDVVRDPAGVRKRIAVTGQYASVDGDLTGAENLRLFARLLRAPRARADELLEQFGLAAAAGRPARTYSGGMRRRLDLAASLLVPPRVLFLDEPTTGLDPHSRNGIWDAVRGLASRGTTVLLTTQYLEEADQLADDIVLIDEGRTAQRGTPAELKALVGSYAEVVVADPSALDAAAAVLDRLTGSAPVLDAERRTVGAVTTDTTLTLPRIVREVDAAGVLIVDASLRPPTLDEVFLRLTDRKELVA
- a CDS encoding type ISP restriction/modification enzyme, whose amino-acid sequence is MRGVTEAPGANDADPPRLDGPAPVDDLPLLDDLMPWSVAPLRFGRTWIVAPDARTLRSRWDRLLAAEGAEREALFRPSRARTPASAVAALPGQRTGTVRWARESGPCPAPVRVARGPFDEQWLLPDHRLIDTARPELWRVAGEPQLFAVEQGYVPGAAGPALLVTAALPEGRSPAGRPGRIRPLFRRPGGLEPNLAPGLLDFLGERYGHEVDALEWLAWTVAAARPSPAGCRVPLPEDPEVWAAGVALGRDLVDVQVRGALTGTKPRLPGGRRPYVRAAVPPRPRAMTYDAGDEALCLDEGRISPVPAEAWEFSVGGTRVLEQWFAHRTAPAEPGSLEAIGPADWPQEWTSELLDLVTVLALLGTREAERAAFAPEGEEPTGPTKGPAGRTKGSAGQAELRAAGVLPPPPGSRRPASVLDHQEEGPEGQFMLL
- a CDS encoding GntR family transcriptional regulator, with the protein product MTAFAPDSLVLNRKLPLWYQVSQSLRASILGRTPDASLRLPTEEQLAAHYGVSVLTMRQALKELEEEGLISRHRRRGTFIEPGARRSTPRRLLGSIDAIVAQQSGERTTVLGHGTEPVPGELAEYFPDLTEIVAYRRLRRDGESGEPTNWAENAVLPELAAAIDPADLERWPMTKVLRDVVGVRISRITDTVEARLADPETAALLQVPLLSPILHYTGVTYDADGRVVDVARIRYRGDRFSFTVTVEAQ
- a CDS encoding TetR/AcrR family transcriptional regulator, with protein sequence MAGRSAEPEVIWARPERAGRGPKPAYSRRDIVEAAVRIADADGIDAVSMRRVAAELGCGTMSLYNYVPRKEDLYELMVDAVSGEYELPETPSGDWRADMTMIAHQSRAIMYRHPWLARVMTTAYGFSPNALRFLEWCLGCLVPLDVPAGLKMQLIAMVNGTVMATVANEQAIAERARGLPWSEAEEQAVRGAYLMGQVASGRYPHLAGLLAEAPAAPVDADEIFTLTIGRLLDSFEPPAAPVTGA